The genomic segment GCCGTGTATTTCATGACCTTAGTATCTGACGCCAGCTCAGCTGATATCAAATCCTGATCACTttgtctttttggggggggggggcggggggtgtctcCTAAGTCCCTTCACCACCTAGCTGTTTTTTCTGAATGCGAGCAATCACTTTCCATCTTCTAGTCATTTGCTCTTGTGTTCTGACATCACAGGTTTTTTTTAAGAGTATATGACTTTCTAGTATCTAACTTAGTAGATAGGATGTGTTATTCTTAAAAATgtgttattcatttgttattcATTAGAATTATATTTGAAGATAACAGAAATATCCtaaagattaaaatatatatatataaaacttcaaCCATTGGAACAACTGTAGAAATGGAGATATGTGTCTTGACACTATTAAAGTATAATTGAGATTTGTACCATAGTTTCATAAGATTTACTTTCATCACAAGGATGAGTGTAAAATTTACCTAAGATCTATTTGCATTATTTCTTATAACCACGTATGCATATACTATTATAAAAAACCTAAAagtataattgaaataaaaaaacctaacaacTCAAATCTTTTCTTTGGACATACCACCTTCTCTTCTAATGGACAATCCTTCACCAATTCTTTCATTActgtatttgtaaaatatgtgCTTGCCATCTCCTGTTGTCATATTTTACTTGATGATGTCCTTCCATGCCTTGGCTCATTTTCTGTAGGGTGTTTTCCTTATTTGAGAAAAAGCGTATTTTCTAGAAATATACCTCACATCAAATCTCAAGAGCTCTCATGATTTCAGTGGCATTGCTGTATCCTCATAGTTTTCTGTTCCATTTTTGACATGAAATCCATCAGAGCTTTTCATAATGAGAACTTGTgcagattcttttctttctgtgcaatGATTCCACTTTTTTTCCTGCAGTTTTGTCTGTGAACGTATCCCACTGTTTACTAAAACATCTCTCTCATCAGAATTTGTATcttgtatgtatcattttacctttttCTCATATCTTGTCCTTCTGCCCTGATATTTGCTCCTTTACATCAGGCATCTCTTTAAGGAAACAACTACCACTGTAAGACAAAAATCTGTAGTCTATCACTTTGAGTTTACTTATTTCCTGTAATGTCAGTAATTCAGTTGCTATGTACTCTATTCTTGTGTATTACATAGGTACTGAGGTATTTGTTCTTTTAATCAATGGTGCAACtgtacaatttcaatttattttcactTGTTTTAGTTACAGAAGTAACTTTCTTCAACATTCCTTGTAGGACATTTGAGTTTACAGAATTATTTCACTTTCATCTTGGTATACTATGTCTCATTTTATGTAAGAAAAACTGTATAGCTACTGAAAGTTATTTAGCCTAGATTTCCTGACAAACAAGGATAGGATTAACTTTGCCTGTGATACAACTCTTTGCAAATGGCTTTTGCTGTGAACACAGATAATTTACTTTAATATCTTAATCTAATAACATTTAATATGTTAGTCTAATAACATTTCCCCTAAATTTATacctaatttaattttaaaaacactaaattgtaaataaaaaaaattttttttgcccatACTAAGTTGCTTTTATTAATCCAGAATGGCATGTTACAGGTACTGTACAGCATGGACATTTATTCATTACAAAAATGGCTTCCAAACCATTCAAAATGAACTTGGAATAAGAGCATAAAATGGAACGGTAACATCACAACTGTTAGGAAACATTCAAAGTattcacaaaaaaggaaaaaaaatattatagttAGCATTTTAATAAACCAGAGAAAAATCGGAGACAGTTTTACAATCACTTCATGTCAACTACAATGGCACTGAATTAATAGGTCTTAGCTTTATACAGCATTTGCAACATCAACAtgcctagtttttttttgttgttgttaaagtttGCTACCTACTTGTATGTAATATAAGTCCATAGAAGCGGCAGCTGGATTTTTCATTTAAGAGTAATCTAATATACAGAATTTTGGCCCTTAAGGGTTTATACCTCTTCATTTAAAATGCTTTCTGGACAATCTGCTATCAAACACATTTTGTTATAGGTGACATTAAAACTACATACAAATCTACCTATGTAACATCACAGCAAAACATGATGAACGGAAAGTACAGCATCAAAGAGGGAGAAAGCTAAAGTCACTGAGAATTTTGGCACATAAAGTTTTGCACACAGTCAGTCCATGTCCTAAGGGTGCAGGGCATCTGACTAGGATTCCAGGGCCGGGATGGAACAAGGGCAGTTCCCACTGCTGCTCAACAGCATCTAGCATTTCCTCGCTACACTTCAAGTCTTGTTTTACTTAATGGCTTTTAAAGCAACGTTTGTGAATGCTACTGATCCTGGATGCAACTATGAATGTCCATTTGGCAGATTCTGGGCTTcagacaggaaaaacaaaagtcaaaaaagggaaacaaaaaatatatatacacatttttatatataaacttaaaaaccttgtacaaatgagttgttATATATAAGATGCTTATGctaagggagggggaggaaacttTATACAGttccaagaaaaaggaaaagaaaacatatttaaaaagagACAACATACAAGTACAACAAGCAACCTCTAAAGCAATAAATACTACTGGTCCAACTGCATGATGATTCCATTAATTGTTGAGTAGcaaccccctccccacaaaaGAACAACACCAAGGAACAAGGTATATTAACACATTTTTAACCCTTTGTTTCTGTACATTTAAACAATAACAAGTAACATCACAATAAAAGTTGTttcacacagaggaaaaaaaaaataaaggtaaatgGCACGGCATCCATGGTGCCTCTTGTGGTTCAAAAACCAGGTGTAAAATGATTGGTTCGCAAGCTCGTATTTAATACAAATAATACAGAACCAATGCCTCTGGAGGGCTGCTTCAAAATTGcttcactctctctttttttcctttttgttttttaatcagtctTTTAAAACTAAGCTATCAGAACTACAtaacagttatatatatatatttatttttaaatgctacgAAGACTTTAAACAGCTGTTGATAAAATTTTGGTAGAATCATGAGGTTCTTCTCTCATCTACATATTTAAATGGAGAAATTGAAATAAGAATGGGTCAAATATTGACCAATGAACTCGATAAACATCAACTTATGTAGCCACGtggcacaaaattaaaagagtacaaaacaaaagcttttccaaggaggggtgtggaggggggcgggggaagagagGCGCAAATCAAGAACCAGGAAGAAAGCACTCATCTCAGGCAGGGCTGACACAGCTAAATCTATTCTAAAGACTTGGTTACCAGGGacagaggctggggctgggtcCCAGTCAGCGAGTTGTGGGAATGTAAGGAAGATGTCGATGGCTGTGCAAGTGACGAGGCCGGGAGGATGGGCGGCTGCAGGGCGGGTGGCAGGTCCAGGGCCCCGTTGGGGCAGAGGGAAGAGGCCTTGCCGTGGGCGGCCGCGGCCAGCAGGAGCGCCGGAGGTGGAGGCATCATGGACAGGTGGGCCAGGGGGTCAGGCTTCAGGGAGAGCGAGAGCGGCTGGGTCTGCTCAGTGTGTGACTTGGCGTCTTGGGGAGGGGAGCCTAGCAGGTGTGGTGGGGACGGGGGTGGCGAGTCTAGTAAGCTTCCATCTGAAGAGGGCTGGCTGAGGCAGTTGCCTTCACCTTGTAAGTAGCGAacgcactttttttttctcctgcaggGTTTGCACCATAAAGTCTGTCGGTCAAGCCCGAACAGTGCCCGACACTTCTTTAGAGTATTTGCATCTGCAGGGGCCGCACCAGTTATTCTGCTGATCAAGGCCAAAGCGCGCTCGGCATTTCTTAGGAGCGCTCAGGTCTGTAATCGGAGGAAGTGAAAGGCAAGGATTTAGGAAACATTCGCTGTGTTCATTGGTCTCGCCTGGCTGCttgtcccttttcctcttcttcttcttcccatagTTATCCCGCGCAGACCAGCCAGGGTACAGCTGCATATGAAGCTCTCGCTCTTTCCGAGCCAGCTCACAGTACTTTGCTTGTTCTTCTCTAGACAGCGCATGCCACCTTCGCCCCAGGATCTGGTTGATGGCTGCGCTTTCTTTCAATGTGCCTTCCGCCACGACCTTTGCCCTCATTTCCTTCATATACAACATGAACGCATTGAGGGGTTTCTTTATGTggggtttcttcttttcctcttcctttttggaGTCCTGATGCTTTGAGCTGTGCAGTGAGCCGACGTCACTCTGGGAGGATTCCTGTTTGACTGTTGGTGTGACTATGGCCGGGTGGGGAATGCCGGTCCTGTGTAAAGTATGATGTGGTGGGACCATGTGGGGAGGGAACCTAGAAGACAGGAAGCTGGACATGGAAGCGTTGACAGTCAGTGCTGTGGGGTAGGGGTGCCTGAATCCTCCCGTCGTGATTGGGTACACTGGTTGACCTTGCTGTGGTACTAACCATCCTAGCGGATGGGGGATCTGTCCTACAGTGCCAGGTGATAGCGGGTAATATGGAGATATATCCGGGAGGGTGTGGAGGCCGTGGGATTCCTGTTTTGGGGTCTACGTCGGCTGGTAAGTGTGGAGGTGGGTTTCCCGGGGTGAAGTGTTCGTTGCTGTAGGTGATGAGAGGCG from the Perognathus longimembris pacificus isolate PPM17 unplaced genomic scaffold, ASM2315922v1 HiC_scaffold_5664, whole genome shotgun sequence genome contains:
- the LOC125345456 gene encoding LOW QUALITY PROTEIN: transcription factor 7-like 2 (The sequence of the model RefSeq protein was modified relative to this genomic sequence to represent the inferred CDS: deleted 1 base in 1 codon; substituted 1 base at 1 genomic stop codon) translates to MPQLSGGGGDDLGANAELISFKDEGEQEKKSSENSSAERDLADVKSSLVNESETNQNSSSDSEAERWPPPRSESFQDKSRESLEEAAKRQDGGLFKGPPYPGYPFIMILDLTSPYLPNGSLSPTAXTYLQMQWPLLDVQAGSLQSRQALKDARSPSPAHIVSNKVPVAQHPHHVHPLTPLITYSNEHFTPGNPPPHLPADVDPKTGIPRPPHPPDISPYYPLSPGTVGQIPHPLGWLVPQQGQPVYPITTGGFRHPYPTALTVNASMSSFLSSRFPPHMVPPHHTLHRTGIPHPAIVTPTVKQESSQSDVGSLHSSKHQDSKKEEEKKKPHIKKPLNAFMLYMKEMRAKVVAEGTLKESAAINQILGRRWHALSREEQAKYCELARKERELHMQLYPGWSARDNYGKKKKRKRDKQPGETNEHSEYANTLKKCRALFGLDRQTLWCKPCRRKKKCVRYLQGEGNCLSQPSSDGSLLDSPPPSPPHLLGSPPQDAKSHTEQTQPLSLSLKPDPLAHLSMMPPPPALLLAAAAHGKASSLCPNGALDLPPALQPPILPASSLAQPSTSSLHSHNSLTGTQPQPLSLVTKSLE